A genomic segment from Microbacterium sp. SORGH_AS_0428 encodes:
- a CDS encoding dioxygenase produces the protein MASVSKQQRAERERARLYQARRAHHDAQIARRRRDNLIAGLGGGVLVLAILGGQIAYYTVGPGAVSPAAETPAPAPSDPAPTSSPLPTPEPTS, from the coding sequence GTGGCATCGGTAAGCAAGCAGCAGCGCGCAGAGCGCGAGCGCGCTCGTCTGTACCAGGCGCGCCGCGCCCACCACGACGCGCAGATCGCTCGGCGCCGGCGCGACAACCTCATCGCCGGGCTCGGTGGCGGTGTGCTGGTCCTCGCGATCCTCGGCGGACAGATCGCGTATTACACGGTCGGCCCCGGCGCGGTCTCCCCGGCCGCCGAGACGCCCGCTCCGGCGCCCTCCGACCCCGCTCCCACCTCCAGCCCGCTGCCGACGCCGGAGCCGACGTCCTGA
- a CDS encoding shikimate dehydrogenase yields MVQRAPGFGMLTGTRLAVWGDPIAHSRSPLLHAAAYEVLDVAWTYDKRRVDEAAFAPALSSLDASWRGLSLTMPLKSAGFRAAVEVDPRARATGAVNTLLLDAGGPRGYNTDVGGIVAALGEAGAAEAASARILGAGATATSALVALSEMGVGSVEIVARRPEAASELVTRGAELGMRSTAGPLDARHHAVDVTVATLPGDAVLAHEVVSSLADAGGVLMDVVYGTWPTPLSAAWTERDLVTVSGLPMLLHQALRQVRVFVSGQQDQPLDDEARVLAAMRRALVGE; encoded by the coding sequence GTGGTGCAGCGAGCACCCGGATTCGGGATGTTGACCGGTACGCGTCTCGCCGTGTGGGGCGATCCGATCGCCCACAGCCGGTCGCCGCTGCTGCACGCGGCCGCGTACGAGGTGCTGGATGTGGCGTGGACGTACGACAAGAGACGTGTCGATGAAGCGGCGTTCGCGCCCGCACTCTCATCCCTCGACGCCTCGTGGCGAGGACTGTCGCTGACCATGCCCCTCAAGTCGGCGGGTTTCCGCGCGGCGGTCGAGGTCGACCCGAGGGCGCGCGCGACCGGCGCCGTCAACACGCTGCTGCTCGATGCAGGCGGTCCGCGTGGATACAACACGGACGTCGGAGGCATCGTGGCCGCGCTCGGCGAGGCAGGTGCCGCAGAGGCGGCCTCGGCGCGCATCCTGGGAGCCGGAGCCACTGCCACATCGGCCCTGGTCGCGCTGTCGGAGATGGGCGTCGGATCCGTGGAGATCGTGGCTCGCCGTCCGGAGGCGGCGAGCGAGCTCGTGACCCGCGGCGCCGAGCTGGGGATGCGCAGCACGGCCGGCCCTCTGGACGCCCGGCATCATGCCGTCGACGTCACCGTGGCGACCCTTCCCGGGGACGCCGTCCTGGCGCACGAGGTCGTGTCCTCGCTGGCGGATGCGGGTGGCGTCCTCATGGATGTCGTCTACGGCACCTGGCCGACACCCCTGTCGGCGGCATGGACCGAACGCGATCTCGTCACGGTGTCGGGGCTGCCGATGCTGCTTCATCAGGCACTCCGGCAGGTGCGCGTGTTCGTGAGCGGGCAGCAGGACCAGCCGCTCGATGACGAAGCACGGGTGCTGGCCGCAATGCGCCGGGCGCTCGTGGGAGAATAG
- the alaS gene encoding alanine--tRNA ligase, protein MKTAEIAQRYLDFFEKNDHTIVPSASLVSDDPTLLFTVAGMVPFVPFLNGTVPPPFPRAADVQKCIRTNDIEEVGHTARHGTFFQMLGNWSFGDYFKEGAITYAWDLLTRSEADGGLGFQEKDLWVTVYETDDEAADLWRRIAGLPEHRIQRLGREDNYWSTGQPGPAGPCSEIYFDRGPAYGRDGGPAVDDSRFTEIWNLVFMQYAITNVRSKIDFDIVGELPNKNIDTGMGLERVAFIKQGVDNMYETDQVRPVLDRAVELSGRPYGKEHEDDVRYRVIADHVRSSLMLLSDGVTPSNEGRGYILRRLMRRSIRAMRLLGVDGATFPELFAASRDAMAASYPVVAEDWGRISQYAFAEEETFLRTLASGSSILDLSIAETKKTGGSSISGDQAFLLHDTYGFPIDLTLEVAEEAGLSVDRGAFDTLMQEQRTRAKADAKSRRRQLADHSVYRDFRAQGETVFTGYTDLATESRVLGILHDGVSVDRARQGQIVEVILPATALYAESGGQVADKGTIVGSGFELDVLDVQKPVPGLISHTVEVLTGEVGVGDAATTVVDAANRRSARQAHSATHLVHAALRDTLGSSATQAGSLNRAGYMRFDFNWSQALSPATRSEIEEIANNAVRDNLEVTTRVLPLDEAKELGAMALFGEKYGTTVRMVDIGGPWSRELCAGTHVASSAEVGLINLVGESSVGATARRVEALVGLDAFRDLAAERAIVSQLTSDLKVPREQIPARIADLAASLKAAEKKIAAFEAQALAQRAPELASQVRRVGQVGAVVASIGAVGSADDLRTVALAVRDRLGEDASVVALGATTGGRPIVIVATNEAARRTGVKAGVLAKGAAGVLGGGGGGRDDVAQGGGSDAAALSDALDGIVRSLETTSA, encoded by the coding sequence ATGAAGACCGCCGAGATCGCCCAGCGTTACCTCGACTTTTTCGAGAAGAACGACCACACCATCGTTCCCTCCGCCTCTCTGGTCAGCGATGACCCGACGCTCTTGTTCACCGTCGCAGGCATGGTGCCGTTCGTCCCGTTCCTGAACGGAACGGTGCCGCCGCCGTTCCCGCGGGCCGCCGATGTGCAGAAGTGCATCCGGACGAACGACATCGAGGAGGTCGGCCACACCGCTCGGCACGGCACGTTCTTCCAGATGCTCGGAAACTGGTCCTTCGGCGACTACTTCAAAGAAGGCGCCATCACCTATGCCTGGGATCTTCTGACGCGCTCCGAGGCGGACGGCGGTCTCGGCTTCCAGGAGAAGGATCTGTGGGTCACGGTCTACGAGACCGATGACGAGGCCGCCGATCTGTGGCGTCGCATCGCCGGGCTCCCCGAGCACCGCATCCAGCGACTCGGCCGCGAGGACAACTACTGGTCCACTGGGCAGCCCGGCCCCGCCGGCCCCTGCTCCGAGATCTACTTCGACCGTGGACCCGCCTACGGGCGTGACGGCGGCCCTGCCGTCGACGATTCGCGGTTCACGGAGATCTGGAACCTCGTGTTCATGCAGTACGCGATCACCAACGTGCGCTCGAAGATCGACTTCGACATCGTCGGTGAACTGCCGAACAAGAACATCGACACCGGCATGGGGCTCGAGCGCGTCGCTTTCATCAAGCAGGGCGTCGACAACATGTACGAGACGGATCAGGTGCGCCCCGTCCTCGATCGTGCGGTGGAGCTCTCCGGCCGTCCGTACGGCAAAGAGCACGAAGACGATGTGCGCTACCGCGTCATCGCGGACCACGTGCGCTCGTCCCTCATGCTGCTCTCCGACGGCGTGACACCGTCCAACGAGGGTCGCGGTTACATCCTCCGTCGGCTCATGCGCCGCTCGATCCGTGCGATGCGACTGCTCGGCGTCGACGGCGCCACCTTCCCCGAGCTCTTCGCCGCGTCCCGCGACGCGATGGCCGCGTCCTACCCCGTCGTGGCCGAGGACTGGGGACGGATCTCGCAGTACGCCTTCGCGGAGGAGGAGACATTCCTGCGCACGCTGGCGTCCGGTTCGTCCATCCTCGATCTCTCCATCGCCGAGACGAAGAAGACCGGCGGCTCCTCGATCTCCGGTGACCAGGCGTTCCTCCTGCATGACACCTACGGTTTCCCCATCGACCTGACGCTCGAAGTCGCCGAAGAGGCCGGGCTCAGCGTCGATCGCGGTGCGTTCGACACCCTGATGCAGGAGCAGCGCACCCGTGCGAAGGCCGACGCCAAGAGCCGTCGTCGCCAACTCGCCGACCACAGCGTGTACCGCGACTTCCGCGCACAGGGCGAGACGGTCTTCACCGGGTACACGGACCTCGCCACAGAGTCGCGCGTGCTGGGCATCCTGCATGACGGCGTATCGGTCGACCGCGCGCGACAGGGTCAGATCGTCGAGGTGATCCTGCCCGCCACCGCGCTGTACGCGGAATCCGGCGGCCAGGTCGCCGACAAGGGCACCATCGTCGGCTCGGGCTTCGAGCTCGACGTCCTGGACGTGCAGAAGCCCGTGCCCGGACTCATCAGCCACACCGTGGAGGTTCTCACGGGCGAGGTCGGCGTCGGCGACGCGGCGACCACGGTGGTGGATGCGGCCAACCGCCGCTCCGCGCGTCAGGCCCATTCCGCGACCCACCTCGTGCACGCGGCTCTTCGTGACACGCTGGGAAGCTCCGCGACCCAGGCGGGATCGTTGAACCGTGCCGGGTACATGCGCTTCGACTTCAACTGGAGCCAGGCGCTCTCGCCCGCGACGCGGAGCGAGATCGAGGAGATCGCCAACAACGCCGTGCGCGACAACCTCGAGGTGACCACGCGCGTCCTGCCTCTCGACGAGGCCAAGGAACTGGGCGCGATGGCGCTGTTCGGCGAGAAGTACGGGACGACCGTGCGGATGGTCGACATCGGCGGACCGTGGTCGCGTGAGCTGTGTGCCGGCACGCACGTCGCCTCCAGCGCGGAAGTGGGACTCATCAACCTCGTGGGCGAGTCCTCGGTGGGCGCGACCGCGCGTCGCGTCGAAGCACTCGTCGGACTCGACGCGTTCCGCGATCTCGCCGCGGAGCGGGCGATCGTGTCTCAGCTGACGTCCGACCTGAAGGTCCCGCGCGAGCAGATCCCCGCGCGGATCGCCGATCTCGCGGCGAGCCTGAAGGCGGCGGAGAAGAAGATCGCGGCCTTCGAGGCGCAGGCTCTCGCGCAGCGCGCTCCCGAGCTCGCGTCGCAGGTGCGACGCGTCGGTCAGGTCGGCGCCGTCGTCGCCTCGATCGGGGCCGTCGGGTCCGCCGATGACCTGCGCACGGTCGCTCTGGCGGTCCGCGACCGGCTGGGCGAGGACGCGAGCGTCGTCGCGCTGGGCGCGACGACGGGCGGGCGTCCGATCGTCATCGTCGCCACCAACGAGGCGGCCCGGAGAACCGGCGTCAAGGCCGGGGTTCTCGCGAAGGGCGCCGCGGGAGTGCTCGGCGGGGGCGGCGGCGGACGCGACGACGTCGCACAGGGCGGCGGCTCGGATGCGGCCGCGCTGTCCGACGCGCTCGACGGCATCGTGCGATCGCTGGAGACCACGTCGGCGTGA
- the ruvX gene encoding Holliday junction resolvase RuvX — MSDFRRGVRLGIDVGKARVGVARCDPDGMLATPVETVARAEDSVQRVLAIAGDENATALYVGLPISLGGNETASTQDAREFARALAAGGSLPVRLVDERLSTVSAHAALRRSGRSQRSSRGIVDQVAAVILLQNALDVEKQTGRAPGTPVDPDQETD, encoded by the coding sequence GTGAGCGACTTCCGCAGGGGCGTACGGCTCGGAATCGATGTCGGAAAGGCTCGCGTCGGTGTAGCCCGGTGCGATCCCGACGGGATGCTCGCGACGCCGGTGGAGACTGTGGCGCGGGCCGAGGACTCGGTGCAGCGCGTCCTCGCGATCGCCGGGGACGAGAATGCGACCGCGCTCTATGTCGGACTCCCGATCAGCCTGGGCGGCAACGAGACGGCCTCGACACAGGACGCCCGCGAGTTCGCACGCGCCCTCGCCGCAGGAGGATCCTTGCCGGTGCGGCTGGTCGACGAGCGGTTGAGCACGGTGTCGGCGCATGCGGCGCTTCGGCGTTCAGGACGTTCTCAGCGCTCTTCGCGTGGGATAGTGGACCAGGTCGCCGCCGTGATCCTGCTGCAGAACGCCCTCGATGTCGAGAAGCAGACAGGACGGGCGCCCGGCACTCCCGTCGACCCGGACCAGGAGACCGACTGA
- the aroC gene encoding chorismate synthase: protein MLRVLTAGESHGPELVAIMEGLPAGVPVARDAIQADLARRKLGYGRGSRMKFEEDELSISSGVVHGYSIGSPIALRVGNTEWPKWVEVMSPEPVELTERSRGRGAALTRPRPGHADLVGMQKYGFDEARPILERASARETAARVALGAIARSFLGELGIRLVSHTLSIGPVRVPEGAALPTPDDVDALDADPLRCFDATTSAAMVAEVDAAKKDGDTLGGIVEVLAYGMPPGLGSHVQWDRRLDAKLAQALMSIQAIKGVEVGDGFETTRRRGSAAHDELFAAEGGITRGTDRAGGTEGGMSTGTVLRVRAGMKPIATVPHALRTIDVATGETASAHHQRSDVCAVPAAGVVAEAMVAIVLADVVLEKFGGDNIVETRRNLQSYLAAIPDTLRTADASDPDLDR, encoded by the coding sequence ATGCTCCGCGTGCTCACGGCCGGCGAATCGCACGGCCCCGAACTCGTCGCCATCATGGAGGGCCTGCCTGCCGGCGTGCCCGTCGCCCGTGACGCGATCCAAGCCGACCTCGCCCGACGCAAGCTGGGCTACGGCCGCGGCTCGCGGATGAAGTTCGAGGAGGACGAACTCTCGATCTCCTCCGGCGTGGTGCACGGGTACTCCATCGGCAGCCCGATCGCCCTGCGCGTGGGCAACACGGAGTGGCCGAAGTGGGTCGAGGTCATGAGTCCCGAACCGGTGGAGCTCACGGAGCGCTCACGCGGCCGCGGGGCGGCCCTGACGCGTCCTCGGCCCGGTCACGCGGACCTCGTCGGGATGCAGAAGTACGGGTTCGACGAGGCGCGTCCCATCCTCGAGCGCGCCAGCGCCCGCGAGACCGCCGCGCGCGTCGCCCTGGGCGCCATCGCCCGTTCGTTCCTCGGTGAGCTCGGAATCCGCCTCGTGAGCCACACGCTCTCGATCGGCCCGGTGCGTGTGCCCGAGGGTGCCGCGCTTCCGACGCCCGACGACGTCGATGCCCTGGATGCGGATCCGCTGCGCTGCTTCGATGCGACGACGTCCGCGGCGATGGTCGCCGAGGTCGACGCCGCGAAGAAGGACGGCGACACACTGGGCGGCATCGTCGAGGTCCTCGCTTACGGCATGCCGCCGGGGCTGGGTTCGCACGTCCAGTGGGACCGTCGTCTCGACGCCAAGCTGGCGCAGGCGCTCATGAGCATCCAGGCCATCAAGGGCGTGGAGGTTGGCGACGGATTCGAGACCACCCGCCGACGCGGCTCCGCCGCGCACGACGAGCTGTTCGCCGCGGAGGGCGGCATCACCCGTGGAACCGACCGCGCGGGCGGCACCGAGGGCGGCATGTCCACCGGCACCGTGCTGCGGGTGCGAGCGGGGATGAAGCCGATCGCGACCGTTCCGCACGCGCTGCGGACGATCGACGTCGCCACGGGCGAGACGGCCTCCGCACACCATCAGCGTTCCGACGTCTGCGCGGTGCCCGCCGCCGGCGTCGTGGCCGAGGCCATGGTCGCCATCGTCCTCGCCGATGTCGTGCTCGAGAAGTTCGGCGGTGACAACATCGTCGAGACCCGTCGCAACCTGCAGTCCTACCTCGCCGCCATCCCGGACACTCTGCGCACGGCGGACGCCAGCGATCCCGACCTCGACCGATGA
- the rpsD gene encoding 30S ribosomal protein S4 encodes MTTKSQDRRKVRLSRALGVALTPKAARYLEKRPYAPGEHGRTKRKADSDYAVRLREKQRLREQYGIREKQLRIAFNEARRTDGLTGENLVELLEMRLDALVLRSGFARTTAQARQFVVHRHIMVDGQIVDRPSFRVKPGQLIHVKARSEGTEPFQVAAAGGHAEVLPNVPGYLEVELDKLQARLVRRPKRAEVPVTCDVQLVVEYYAAR; translated from the coding sequence GTGACCACGAAGTCCCAGGACCGCCGCAAGGTCCGCCTGTCGCGCGCGCTCGGCGTCGCGCTGACCCCCAAGGCCGCCCGCTACCTCGAGAAGCGTCCCTACGCTCCCGGCGAGCACGGCCGCACCAAGCGCAAGGCTGACAGCGACTACGCCGTCCGTCTGCGTGAGAAGCAGCGTCTGCGCGAGCAGTACGGCATCCGCGAGAAGCAGCTGCGCATCGCGTTCAACGAGGCCCGTCGCACCGACGGCCTGACGGGTGAGAACCTCGTCGAGCTGCTCGAGATGCGTCTCGACGCCCTCGTGCTGCGCTCCGGCTTCGCCCGCACCACGGCGCAGGCCCGTCAGTTCGTCGTGCACCGCCACATCATGGTCGACGGTCAGATCGTGGACCGCCCGTCGTTCCGCGTGAAGCCCGGTCAGCTCATCCACGTCAAGGCCCGCAGCGAGGGCACCGAGCCGTTCCAGGTGGCGGCCGCCGGCGGTCACGCCGAGGTCCTGCCGAACGTTCCCGGTTACCTCGAGGTCGAGCTCGACAAGCTCCAGGCGCGCCTCGTGCGTCGCCCGAAGCGCGCCGAGGTCCCCGTGACCTGTGACGTGCAGCTGGTCGTGGAGTACTACGCCGCGCGCTGA
- a CDS encoding DUF349 domain-containing protein, translating into MTAATDHTPDQPDTTGAADEPWGRVDADGTVAVREGENWRVVGQYPDGTPDEALAYFVRKYTDLASEVTLLEVRHRRGGASASDLRHTANSLREKVTDAAAVGDLEALRARLDALVASLAEATAHEAEAAKAAVDEALAQRTVLVERAEALAQRDPKSLQWKQVTAELTELFDQWQSQQQNGPRLPKSASQQLWTRFRDARSALERHRRAFYAELDEVHKAAKDRKTRLVERAEALAPRGEDGIPAYRDLLDDWKAAGRAGKRVDDALWARFKAAGDALYGARQGREAAEAEESKERIVAKQALLETAKPIVDEKNLSTARQRLTEIQRQWDEIGRIFPRDRERALDDELRKIEQQVRGREDAEWKRNEPETTARANDMTRQLTDAIEKLESELADAEARKDAKAAKTVRESLEARKAWLRAIGG; encoded by the coding sequence GTGACTGCCGCGACAGACCACACCCCTGACCAGCCCGACACCACCGGGGCCGCTGACGAGCCCTGGGGTCGGGTGGATGCCGATGGCACCGTCGCCGTGCGCGAAGGCGAGAACTGGCGCGTCGTCGGCCAGTACCCCGACGGCACCCCGGATGAGGCGCTGGCGTACTTCGTACGCAAGTACACCGACCTTGCGAGCGAGGTGACGCTCCTCGAGGTGCGTCACCGCCGCGGCGGTGCGTCCGCATCCGACCTGCGCCACACGGCGAACTCGCTGCGCGAGAAGGTCACCGACGCCGCAGCCGTCGGCGATCTCGAGGCCCTGCGCGCTCGACTCGATGCCCTGGTCGCCTCGCTGGCCGAAGCGACCGCTCACGAGGCCGAGGCGGCGAAAGCCGCTGTCGACGAAGCGCTCGCGCAGCGCACCGTCCTCGTCGAGCGCGCAGAGGCGCTCGCTCAGCGCGACCCGAAGTCACTGCAGTGGAAGCAGGTCACCGCGGAGCTGACCGAGCTCTTCGACCAGTGGCAGAGCCAGCAGCAGAATGGCCCGCGCCTGCCGAAGTCCGCATCGCAGCAGCTGTGGACGCGCTTCCGCGACGCGCGCAGTGCGCTCGAGCGTCATCGCCGCGCGTTCTACGCCGAGCTCGATGAGGTCCACAAGGCCGCCAAGGACCGCAAGACGCGGCTGGTGGAGCGCGCCGAGGCTCTCGCTCCGCGCGGCGAGGACGGCATCCCCGCCTATCGCGACCTCCTCGACGACTGGAAGGCCGCGGGGCGTGCCGGCAAGCGCGTCGACGACGCTCTCTGGGCCCGCTTCAAGGCTGCCGGCGATGCGCTCTACGGTGCCCGCCAGGGCCGGGAGGCCGCCGAGGCCGAGGAGTCCAAGGAGCGGATCGTCGCCAAGCAGGCCCTGCTCGAGACGGCGAAGCCCATCGTCGACGAGAAGAACCTGTCCACGGCCCGTCAGCGTCTCACCGAGATCCAGCGCCAGTGGGACGAGATCGGCCGCATCTTCCCGCGTGATCGCGAACGCGCACTCGACGACGAACTCCGCAAGATCGAGCAGCAGGTGCGCGGCCGCGAGGACGCCGAGTGGAAGCGCAACGAGCCCGAGACGACCGCGCGCGCGAACGATATGACCCGTCAGCTGACGGATGCCATCGAGAAGCTCGAGAGCGAACTCGCCGATGCCGAGGCCCGCAAGGACGCCAAGGCGGCGAAGACGGTACGCGAGTCCCTCGAAGCCCGGAAGGCGTGGCTGCGCGCTATCGGCGGCTGA
- a CDS encoding replication-associated recombination protein A yields the protein MTSSGALFQGQTPLAVRMRPASLGEVAGQGHLLKPGSPLVALADPERQTAGAVSVILWGPPGTGKTTLAQAIARSSGRRFVELSAITAGVKDVREVMQEALNQRDLYGQSTILFLDEIHRFTKAQQDALLPGVENGWVVLIAATTENPSFSVISPLLSRSLLLTLQPLGDDDLGELVDRAVSDPRGLAGRIALDVEAREALVRLASGDARRALTALEAAAAMADGDEEPRITAALIAQAVDRALLRYDRQGDEHYDVISAFIKSIRGSDADAAIHYLARMIEAGEDPRFIARRLVISAAEDIGLADPQALPIAVAAADAVAFIGMPEGRIPLAEATVYLATTAKSNAAYNAINAAMADVKAGGFGRVPTHLRDGHYPGAKRLGHGKGYVYPHDLDVGVATQQYLPDELRGRRYYQPTQRGLERDIAARVEKIRRILEG from the coding sequence GTGACCTCCTCCGGCGCCCTCTTCCAGGGCCAGACGCCTCTCGCCGTGCGCATGCGACCGGCATCGCTGGGCGAGGTCGCGGGCCAGGGGCATCTGTTGAAGCCCGGTTCGCCGCTCGTCGCGCTGGCCGATCCCGAGCGGCAGACCGCGGGGGCGGTGTCCGTGATCCTGTGGGGCCCACCCGGCACCGGCAAGACCACCCTCGCCCAGGCGATCGCCCGTTCCTCCGGGCGTCGTTTCGTCGAGCTGTCTGCCATCACCGCCGGTGTGAAGGACGTTCGCGAGGTGATGCAGGAGGCGCTCAATCAGCGTGACCTGTACGGCCAGTCCACCATCCTGTTCCTGGACGAGATCCATCGCTTCACCAAGGCCCAGCAGGACGCGCTGCTGCCCGGCGTCGAGAACGGGTGGGTCGTGCTGATCGCAGCGACCACGGAGAATCCGTCGTTCTCGGTCATCTCGCCGCTCCTGTCTCGCTCACTCCTGCTGACGCTGCAGCCGCTGGGCGATGACGATCTGGGAGAGCTCGTCGACCGGGCCGTGAGCGATCCGCGGGGACTGGCCGGGCGGATCGCGCTCGACGTCGAGGCGAGGGAGGCGCTGGTCCGCCTGGCGTCCGGGGACGCGCGGCGGGCATTGACCGCGTTGGAGGCCGCGGCGGCCATGGCCGACGGCGACGAGGAACCGCGGATCACGGCCGCGCTGATCGCACAGGCGGTCGATCGGGCGCTTCTGCGCTACGACCGCCAGGGCGACGAGCACTACGACGTCATCAGTGCGTTCATCAAGTCGATCCGCGGGTCGGATGCGGACGCAGCGATCCACTACCTCGCGCGGATGATCGAGGCGGGGGAGGACCCTCGGTTCATCGCGCGGCGCCTGGTCATCTCCGCTGCCGAGGACATCGGGCTCGCCGATCCGCAGGCTCTGCCGATCGCGGTCGCCGCGGCGGATGCGGTGGCGTTCATCGGAATGCCCGAAGGGCGCATCCCTCTCGCCGAGGCGACGGTGTATCTGGCGACCACGGCGAAGTCGAATGCCGCCTACAACGCCATCAACGCCGCGATGGCCGATGTGAAGGCCGGCGGCTTCGGCCGGGTCCCCACGCACCTGCGCGACGGGCACTATCCGGGTGCCAAGCGTCTCGGGCACGGCAAGGGCTACGTCTATCCGCACGACCTCGACGTCGGTGTGGCGACTCAGCAGTACCTCCCGGACGAACTGCGCGGGCGGCGGTACTACCAGCCCACGCAACGCGGCCTCGAGCGCGACATCGCCGCGCGCGTCGAGAAGATCCGCCGGATCCTCGAGGGCTGA
- a CDS encoding shikimate kinase, whose translation MTAPADSAIVLVGPMGAGKTSIGKRVAKVLEVGFIDTDAAVVRTHGAIFDIFALHGEARFRELERDAVAHALAQGGVVSLGGGSVLDPDTRADLRAHRVALLTVSPAIVAGRIGGGHRPLLSDKGEDPVARWHRILEERMPLYTEVADATFDTSHGPLSDVVDQIVAWARTSAPKGQP comes from the coding sequence ATGACGGCACCCGCCGACTCGGCGATCGTGCTCGTCGGGCCCATGGGTGCCGGTAAGACGAGCATCGGCAAACGGGTCGCGAAGGTGCTGGAGGTCGGTTTCATCGACACGGACGCGGCGGTGGTGCGCACGCACGGCGCGATCTTCGACATCTTCGCGCTGCACGGCGAGGCACGTTTCCGCGAACTCGAGCGTGACGCCGTCGCCCACGCGCTGGCGCAGGGCGGGGTGGTGTCGCTCGGCGGGGGCTCCGTCCTCGACCCCGATACGCGCGCCGATCTCAGGGCCCACCGTGTGGCGCTGCTGACCGTCTCGCCCGCGATCGTGGCCGGTCGTATCGGGGGAGGGCACCGGCCGTTGCTCTCCGACAAGGGGGAGGATCCCGTCGCACGCTGGCACCGCATCCTCGAGGAGCGGATGCCGCTGTACACCGAAGTCGCCGATGCGACGTTCGACACCTCGCACGGACCGCTCTCCGACGTCGTCGACCAGATCGTGGCGTGGGCACGCACTTCCGCACCGAAGGGACAACCATGA
- the mltG gene encoding endolytic transglycosylase MltG — MSDTPSSRREAREAAERASASQPASAPQPASAASEPIFRAPAEPAPTAPARPSLDDLFAGDATTDVLGAPPPPPNKRRRRKGGWIALAIVLVLLGGVAAGGLWVWNTYEDKIRAVLGWEEPTEFEAGQAHGEATITIVSGDAGPQVSQKMFDAGVTRTANSLYGYMIDNNIAFTFQPGTYKLQQEMTSAAALEALGDPANRLEGRVVLPEGLTVDVSLQRIADGASVSLDDLTAAVADPSAYGVSASSLEGWLFPATYTIEPGTSATSIIKMMVDRTVQSLDAAGVPADQRERVLTIASIIQREARYEADMQKVSRVILNRLDPSNQETFGLLQMDSTAQYGYGELHAGSVSTSEQAQRDDNPWNTYVHPGLPVGPISNPGDVAINAAMHPADGPWLYFVTVNLDTGETVFTTTYAEHQKYVKQFQQWCSEHPDSGC; from the coding sequence ATGTCCGACACGCCCTCCTCCCGCCGCGAGGCGCGCGAGGCCGCCGAGCGCGCGAGCGCGTCGCAGCCCGCCTCGGCTCCCCAGCCGGCATCCGCGGCGTCCGAACCGATCTTCCGCGCGCCGGCGGAGCCCGCCCCGACGGCCCCCGCGCGTCCCTCGCTGGACGATCTCTTCGCGGGTGATGCGACGACGGACGTGCTCGGGGCCCCGCCGCCCCCTCCGAACAAGCGCCGGCGTCGCAAGGGCGGGTGGATCGCTCTGGCGATCGTGCTCGTGCTGCTCGGCGGTGTCGCTGCCGGAGGTCTCTGGGTGTGGAACACGTACGAGGACAAGATCCGCGCCGTGCTGGGGTGGGAGGAGCCGACCGAGTTCGAGGCCGGGCAGGCGCACGGCGAGGCGACGATCACGATCGTCAGCGGCGACGCCGGTCCCCAGGTCTCTCAGAAGATGTTCGATGCAGGCGTGACGCGCACTGCGAACTCGCTGTACGGCTACATGATCGACAACAACATCGCCTTCACCTTCCAACCCGGAACGTACAAGCTGCAGCAAGAGATGACCTCGGCGGCGGCGCTGGAGGCGCTCGGTGATCCTGCCAACCGCCTGGAGGGGCGTGTCGTGCTCCCCGAAGGGCTGACGGTGGATGTGTCGCTGCAGCGGATCGCGGACGGCGCGAGCGTCTCGCTCGACGATCTGACCGCCGCCGTCGCCGACCCTTCGGCCTACGGCGTGTCGGCGTCGAGCCTGGAGGGCTGGCTCTTCCCCGCGACGTACACGATCGAGCCCGGCACCAGTGCGACGTCGATCATCAAGATGATGGTCGACCGCACCGTCCAGTCGCTCGATGCGGCCGGGGTTCCTGCCGATCAGCGGGAGCGCGTCCTGACGATCGCCTCGATCATCCAGCGTGAGGCTCGATACGAAGCGGACATGCAGAAGGTCTCGCGCGTCATCCTCAACCGACTTGACCCCTCGAATCAGGAGACTTTCGGTCTGCTGCAGATGGACTCGACCGCGCAGTACGGGTACGGCGAGCTCCATGCCGGTTCGGTGAGCACCTCGGAACAGGCGCAGCGCGACGACAATCCGTGGAACACGTACGTGCATCCGGGCCTGCCTGTCGGACCGATCTCGAATCCGGGGGATGTGGCGATCAATGCCGCGATGCACCCCGCCGACGGCCCGTGGCTGTACTTCGTGACCGTGAACCTGGACACGGGGGAGACGGTGTTCACGACGACCTATGCCGAGCATCAGAAGTACGTGAAGCAGTTCCAGCAGTGGTGCAGCGAGCACCCGGATTCGGGATGTTGA